One Maribacter sp. HTCC2170 genomic window, CATTTACTCCATCGGAAATTCCTATCTCTATATCCTTTCTCTCAAATTTTTGATCCTCTGCACTACCAACTGAAACTTCTACGAAAGGCTTGTCGGTCTTTTTATCAAACTGTAATAGAGCTTCGGGAATCACCAATACACTATCTTTCTTTTCCAAAATCATCGATGCATTTGCGCTATAACCAGCTCGGATAAAAACATCATCACTCACCTCAACATCACCTTCAATCTTAAATTGTACAGCTCCCGTTTCTTCAACTCCTTTTGGTGCAATAAACCTTAGTTTTGCGTCCAATTCCTTTCCTTCAACCGCCCCTAGGCTAATTTTTAAAGCTGTGCCAACTTGTAACTTTCCAACTTCACCTTCGTCAACTTTACCTTCAAATATCATTTTGGTCAAATCAGCAATCGAAGCAATTGTAGTACCATCATTAAAGTTATTACTCTGGATTACTTGATCACCTTCCTCTACTGGGATTTCCAAAATTGTACCATTTACAGTTGCCCTGATATTGGTATTTGCGGTAGCTGAACCTCCGGCCGAACCTCTTCGGATAATCTGATAATCAGATCGAGCATTTGACAACTCTTGCTGCGCCTGGTTGTACTGTAATTGCAGACTATTAAAGTCTTGACTTGAAATAACACCTTTATCAAATAATGCCTTATTTCTATTGAATTCAATTTTTACATTATTCAACGCTAACTCTGCATTTTTAACCCTACCTCTAGATTGATTCAAAGACTGCTCATTTGGCACTACTTTTATTCTGGCAATTAAATCACCTGCTTTAACCATTTCCCCCTCTTCCATAAAGATTTTTTCAATAATTCCTGAAATTTGGGGCTTTATTTCAATTTCGTCTTCTGGTATTACTTTTCCCGTTGCGACCGTTTTCTTTTCAATATTAGAAATGAAAGGTTTTGAAACTTCGTATGTAACAGCCGACTTACTGTTAGATTTA contains:
- a CDS encoding efflux RND transporter periplasmic adaptor subunit, producing the protein MNKILKYSLIGLLILGALWAALFFIKSNSKSAVTYEVSKPFISNIEKKTVATGKVIPEDEIEIKPQISGIIEKIFMEEGEMVKAGDLIARIKVVPNEQSLNQSRGRVKNAELALNNVKIEFNRNKALFDKGVISSQDFNSLQLQYNQAQQELSNARSDYQIIRRGSAGGSATANTNIRATVNGTILEIPVEEGDQVIQSNNFNDGTTIASIADLTKMIFEGKVDEGEVGKLQVGTALKISLGAVEGKELDAKLRFIAPKGVEETGAVQFKIEGDVEVSDDVFIRAGYSANASMILEKKDSVLVIPEALLQFDKKTDKPFVEVSVGSAEDQKFERKDIEIGISDGVNVEIVSGITEEDEVKQWNKTEPIKKGDEEEGEGEDSEEAEE